In the genome of Granulibacter bethesdensis CGDNIH1, one region contains:
- a CDS encoding glutamate--cysteine ligase — protein sequence MSNPGDADTTPATTTRQLADYLASGCRERSDWRIGTEHEKFGFSLTDLAAPPYDGPAGIAAILEGLHTAKAAEGWTPILDRGHSIGLKGPSSSLGASLSLEPGGQFELSGGALTNLHQTRQEFQIHFAELHRVAAPLGLGFAPLGFQPLHSRAAIPWMPKGRYEIMRAYMPKVGTLGLDMMLRTCTVQVNLDTQSEADMVRKFRVALAFQPVATALFANSPFTEGKPNGYLSYRAHIWTDTDPHRTGLPGIVFEDGFGFERWTEWLLDVPMYFVHRPGEGYGGYVDVAGASFRDFMAGRLPGREGERPTIGDFADHTTTAFPEVRLKRFLEMRGADAGSMAMMLAQSALWVGLLYDDAALEAATALMNRHGWQSLVGLRSEVARQAVNTPFADGTVRDLARDLVAIAADGLRARGQGEEVYLDPLRDIVEGGAPTQAEHWLNRYQSVWAGDVSRIFNEAQVA from the coding sequence ATGTCCAATCCAGGAGACGCCGATACCACTCCGGCGACCACGACCCGTCAGCTTGCAGACTATCTTGCCAGCGGCTGCCGTGAGCGTTCCGACTGGCGTATCGGCACCGAGCACGAGAAATTCGGCTTTTCCCTGACCGATCTTGCTGCCCCTCCCTATGATGGCCCTGCCGGAATTGCGGCGATTCTGGAAGGTCTGCACACTGCCAAGGCGGCAGAGGGCTGGACACCGATTCTGGACCGTGGCCACTCCATCGGCCTGAAAGGTCCGTCCTCTTCCCTGGGTGCCTCTTTGTCGCTGGAGCCAGGCGGGCAGTTTGAGCTGTCCGGTGGTGCGCTGACGAACCTGCACCAGACAAGGCAGGAGTTTCAAATCCATTTTGCCGAGTTGCATCGTGTCGCAGCTCCGCTGGGTCTGGGTTTCGCGCCGCTGGGGTTCCAGCCGCTGCACAGCCGCGCCGCGATACCGTGGATGCCAAAGGGCCGGTACGAAATCATGCGTGCCTACATGCCCAAAGTCGGGACGCTCGGGCTGGACATGATGCTGCGCACCTGTACCGTGCAGGTGAATCTGGATACGCAATCAGAGGCGGATATGGTCCGCAAATTCCGGGTTGCGCTGGCCTTCCAGCCGGTGGCCACGGCGCTGTTTGCGAACTCTCCCTTCACGGAGGGCAAGCCGAACGGTTACCTGTCCTATCGCGCCCATATCTGGACGGATACCGACCCCCATCGCACCGGATTGCCGGGCATCGTGTTCGAGGACGGGTTCGGCTTCGAGCGCTGGACAGAGTGGCTGCTGGATGTGCCGATGTATTTCGTGCATCGCCCCGGTGAGGGCTATGGCGGATATGTCGATGTCGCCGGAGCCAGTTTCCGTGATTTCATGGCCGGGCGTCTGCCGGGCCGGGAAGGGGAGCGTCCGACCATCGGTGATTTCGCCGATCACACCACGACGGCTTTCCCTGAAGTCCGACTGAAGCGTTTTCTGGAAATGCGGGGTGCTGATGCCGGCAGTATGGCGATGATGCTGGCTCAATCGGCGCTCTGGGTTGGTCTGCTTTACGATGATGCTGCGCTGGAGGCCGCGACCGCGCTGATGAACCGGCATGGATGGCAGAGTCTGGTCGGATTGCGGTCGGAGGTCGCAAGGCAGGCAGTGAATACGCCTTTTGCGGATGGCACGGTACGCGACCTGGCCCGCGATCTGGTCGCCATCGCCGCGGACGGTCTGCGTGCCCGTGGGCAGGGGGAAGAAGTATACCTCGATCCGCTGCGCGACATCGTGGAAGGCGGCGCTCCAACACAGGCGGAGCACTGGCTGAACCGCTATCAGAGCGTCTGGGCAGGGGATGTGAGCCGGATTTTCAACGAGGCTCAGGTCGCCTAA
- the ubiA gene encoding 4-hydroxybenzoate octaprenyltransferase, whose amino-acid sequence MTGHPATNPARTAEKIPRPHTDLRPDGWITRLPRRIQPYALLARLDRPVGIWLLFLPGVWGILAARPPDRESLRLIVMFLIGSAVMRSAGCVVNDMWDRDLDRSVARTASRPLAAGVLGMRQATVFLGLLLLAGFMVLLQLPRMAQIAAASSLLLVAIYPLAKRVTWWPQLVMGFTFGFGAPAGAIAAGAETGPHWWLVGFLYAAAIFWDLGFDTIYGFQDIEDDAVIGVKSTSRRFAHMPRRFVGTSYALMVVFLILAGIRAGLPWLYDLALTLPAALLLWQVHRLDILNPAACLGAFRANTRIGLAVAGAFLWGWIGLLP is encoded by the coding sequence ATGACGGGGCATCCTGCCACAAACCCTGCCCGCACGGCAGAGAAGATACCAAGGCCTCACACCGATCTCCGCCCCGATGGCTGGATTACCCGCCTGCCCCGGCGGATACAGCCTTACGCCCTGTTGGCCCGTCTCGACCGGCCTGTCGGCATCTGGCTGCTGTTTCTGCCGGGCGTATGGGGAATTCTGGCGGCACGGCCACCGGACCGGGAAAGCCTGCGCCTGATCGTAATGTTTTTGATCGGCAGCGCGGTGATGCGGTCGGCGGGCTGCGTCGTCAACGATATGTGGGACCGTGATCTGGACCGCAGCGTCGCCCGCACCGCCAGCCGGCCACTGGCCGCGGGAGTGCTGGGGATGCGTCAGGCGACTGTATTTCTTGGCCTGCTGCTGCTGGCGGGATTCATGGTTCTGCTTCAGCTTCCGCGCATGGCACAAATTGCCGCCGCTTCATCCCTGCTGCTGGTGGCTATCTATCCGCTCGCCAAGCGCGTGACATGGTGGCCGCAACTGGTGATGGGATTCACGTTCGGCTTCGGCGCACCCGCAGGTGCCATCGCCGCAGGCGCGGAGACAGGGCCGCACTGGTGGCTTGTGGGGTTCCTGTATGCCGCCGCTATTTTCTGGGATCTCGGTTTCGATACGATCTACGGGTTTCAGGATATCGAGGATGATGCCGTGATCGGCGTCAAATCCACCTCCCGCCGTTTCGCGCATATGCCGCGGCGTTTCGTCGGCACAAGCTATGCCTTGATGGTGGTTTTCCTGATTCTTGCCGGGATCAGGGCCGGGCTGCCATGGCTGTATGACCTTGCACTGACACTGCCCGCCGCTCTGCTGCTGTGGCAGGTACACAGGCTGGATATTCTCAATCCCGCAGCCTGTCTGGGCGCTTTCCGGGCCAATACCCGAATCGGGCTGGCCGTGGCGGGCGCATTCCTTTGGGGCTGGATCGGATTGTTGCCATGA
- a CDS encoding 16S rRNA (uracil(1498)-N(3))-methyltransferase has product MTASNRFSSARAPSIRLHMDHALRGGEHLTLDTARAHYLGTVMRRGVGDALSLFNATDGEWRAVIERIDRKGATLSLTEQIRSPVPEEGPWLVFALLKRTNTELVVQKATELGVSRLIPVMTTRTNAERINAARLEAIAVEAAEQCERLSIPVLQAPQPLPALLRDWPEDRRLYAAIERSDVAHARGVAGPSALLTGPEGGFAEQELVMLRSHAHVIPVSLGRTVLRAETAAIAGLALLTAPPVSDMPLE; this is encoded by the coding sequence ATGACAGCCTCGAATCGTTTTTCATCCGCCCGTGCCCCTTCCATCCGGCTGCATATGGACCACGCCCTGCGTGGGGGCGAGCATTTAACACTGGATACAGCGCGCGCCCATTACCTCGGCACCGTGATGCGGCGGGGGGTGGGGGATGCACTCAGCCTGTTCAATGCCACGGATGGAGAATGGCGGGCTGTGATTGAGAGGATCGACCGTAAGGGGGCGACACTCAGCCTGACGGAGCAGATTCGTTCCCCCGTCCCTGAAGAGGGGCCATGGCTGGTTTTTGCCCTGCTGAAGCGCACTAATACCGAACTGGTGGTGCAGAAAGCGACCGAGCTTGGCGTCTCCCGCCTGATTCCGGTGATGACCACCCGTACCAATGCCGAACGCATCAATGCGGCAAGGCTGGAAGCCATCGCGGTTGAAGCCGCAGAGCAGTGTGAACGTCTGAGCATTCCGGTGCTTCAGGCGCCTCAGCCATTGCCGGCCCTGTTACGCGACTGGCCGGAGGATCGGCGACTCTATGCGGCAATCGAACGGTCCGATGTGGCGCATGCCAGAGGGGTGGCCGGCCCATCGGCCCTGCTGACCGGCCCGGAAGGAGGATTTGCGGAACAGGAACTGGTCATGTTGCGTTCCCACGCGCATGTTATTCCCGTGTCTCTCGGGCGAACGGTGCTGCGTGCGGAGACCGCCGCCATTGCCGGGCTGGCCTTGCTGACAGCTCCGCCTGTGTCTGATATGCCGCTTGAGTAG
- a CDS encoding SGNH/GDSL hydrolase family protein, giving the protein MINRIVWKTGALLAFAAPAIGTLTVPFMAHAMQENNSASSSSIQVATSSPPPSCPAYEMPPLHLKNLRDALEDNEQVVIVAIGSSSTQGWMSSDIGASYPALLQKELSEALPHAHIAVINRGIGGEDVAEETPRLQSDALDVHPQAVIWQVGANGAMRNISPDVFRKMVMAGVVRMHKASADVVLMDNQRAPRIIATKEGPLLDSTMASIAHKTGAALFQRGQLMDHWRDMGHPYADFIASDGLHHNDLGYRCVAHALAQAILAGLKETGAKQDTISGLPHHAAHPAVRKASPGDAHGPDGDDDGDDDGS; this is encoded by the coding sequence GTGATAAATCGCATTGTCTGGAAAACCGGCGCTTTATTGGCATTCGCCGCTCCGGCCATTGGTACGCTCACAGTTCCTTTCATGGCCCATGCCATGCAGGAGAATAATTCTGCATCTTCCTCTTCCATCCAGGTGGCAACATCCTCCCCACCGCCGAGCTGCCCGGCTTACGAGATGCCGCCCCTGCATCTCAAAAATCTGCGGGATGCGCTGGAGGATAATGAACAGGTGGTGATCGTCGCCATCGGTTCCTCTTCCACGCAGGGATGGATGTCGTCAGATATTGGTGCCTCCTACCCTGCTTTGTTGCAGAAGGAACTGTCAGAGGCTCTGCCGCATGCTCATATCGCCGTGATCAACCGGGGCATCGGCGGGGAGGACGTTGCCGAGGAAACCCCGCGCCTGCAAAGTGACGCGCTGGATGTTCATCCTCAGGCCGTGATCTGGCAGGTCGGCGCCAATGGGGCGATGCGCAATATCAGCCCTGACGTATTCCGCAAGATGGTCATGGCTGGTGTCGTCCGGATGCACAAAGCATCCGCCGATGTGGTGCTGATGGATAATCAGCGGGCACCCCGTATCATCGCAACCAAGGAAGGTCCTTTACTGGACAGCACCATGGCCTCCATTGCCCACAAAACCGGCGCGGCGCTGTTCCAGCGTGGGCAATTAATGGATCACTGGCGGGATATGGGTCACCCATACGCTGATTTCATCGCCTCAGACGGGCTGCATCATAACGATCTGGGGTATCGCTGCGTGGCCCATGCCCTGGCACAGGCTATTCTGGCAGGGCTCAAGGAAACCGGGGCCAAACAGGATACCATCTCCGGCCTTCCTCATCACGCCGCTCATCCCGCAGTCAGAAAAGCCTCCCCCGGCGATGCTCACGGACCGGATGGGGATGATGATGGAGATGATGATGGCAGTTAG
- a CDS encoding usg protein — protein sequence MNLGRQLQDYRLTTAEILYHLPDHPALLQSYIWQELDMAPRFPELHKFLDFWSRELEGKLHSVRVTAAGLITPGEIRHPALVATLH from the coding sequence ATGAATCTTGGCCGTCAGTTGCAGGACTATCGTCTGACCACCGCTGAAATTCTCTATCACCTGCCCGATCATCCCGCCCTGTTGCAGAGCTATATCTGGCAGGAGCTGGACATGGCCCCCCGCTTTCCCGAACTTCATAAATTCCTGGATTTCTGGAGTCGTGAGCTTGAGGGCAAACTCCATTCGGTGCGCGTGACAGCTGCCGGTCTGATTACACCCGGCGAGATTCGTCATCCGGCGCTGGTGGCCACTCTGCACTGA
- the groES gene encoding co-chaperone GroES: protein MASFRPLHDRVVVRRLNAEEKTSGGIIIPDTAKEKPMEGEIVAVGAGARNEQGQIQPLDVKAGDRVLFGKWSGTEVKIDGEELLIMKESDIMGIIG from the coding sequence ATGGCAAGTTTCCGTCCCCTGCACGACCGCGTCGTGGTCCGTCGCCTGAACGCTGAGGAAAAAACCTCTGGCGGCATCATCATTCCTGACACCGCCAAGGAAAAGCCGATGGAAGGCGAAATCGTCGCCGTCGGCGCCGGCGCACGTAACGAGCAGGGCCAGATTCAGCCGCTCGATGTCAAGGCTGGCGATCGCGTGCTGTTCGGCAAGTGGTCCGGCACGGAAGTGAAGATCGACGGCGAAGAGCTGCTGATCATGAAGGAAAGCGACATTATGGGCATCATCGGATAA
- the groL gene encoding chaperonin GroEL (60 kDa chaperone family; promotes refolding of misfolded polypeptides especially under stressful conditions; forms two stacked rings of heptamers to form a barrel-shaped 14mer; ends can be capped by GroES; misfolded proteins enter the barrel where they are refolded when GroES binds) yields the protein MAAKDVKFGGDARQRMLRGVDILADAVKVTLGPKGRNVVIDKSFGAPRITKDGVSVAKEIELADKFENMGAQMVREVASKTNDKAGDGTTTATVLTQAIVREGAKAVAAGLNPMDLKRGIDKAVAVVIEDLKANSRKITNPSETAQVGTISANGESEIGRMISEAMQKVGNEGVITVEEAKGIQTELDVVEGMQFDRGYVSPYFITNPEKMIAELDNPYILIHEKKLAQLQPLLPLLESVVQSGRPLLIIAEDVEGEALATLVVNKLRGGLKIAAVKAPGFGDRRKAMLEDIAILTGGTVISEDLGIKLETVTLQQLGTAKRVLIEKENTTIVEGAGSPDDIKGRCSQIRAQAEETTSDYDREKLQERLAKLAGGVAVIRVGGSTEVEVKERKDRVDDALHATRAAVEEGIVPGGGVALARASLKLADLGYDNGDQKVGIEIIRRALQSPLRQISENAGEDGAVIAGKVLENGTYNFGFDAQTGEFKDLVSAGIIDPAKVVRTALQDAASVAALLITTEAMIAEKPEKKAPAGAPPGGMGDMDF from the coding sequence ATGGCAGCCAAAGACGTAAAATTCGGTGGCGACGCCCGTCAGCGCATGCTGCGTGGCGTGGACATTCTGGCCGATGCGGTGAAGGTGACCCTTGGTCCGAAAGGCCGTAACGTGGTCATCGACAAGAGCTTCGGCGCACCCCGCATCACCAAGGACGGCGTGAGCGTCGCCAAGGAAATCGAGCTGGCCGACAAGTTCGAGAACATGGGCGCCCAGATGGTGCGCGAAGTGGCCTCGAAGACCAATGACAAGGCCGGTGACGGCACCACCACCGCGACCGTCCTGACCCAGGCGATCGTGCGTGAAGGCGCCAAGGCCGTGGCCGCTGGCCTGAACCCGATGGACCTGAAGCGCGGCATCGACAAGGCCGTCGCCGTGGTGATCGAGGATCTGAAGGCCAACAGCCGCAAGATCACCAATCCCTCCGAGACCGCTCAGGTCGGCACCATCTCCGCCAATGGCGAAAGCGAGATCGGCCGTATGATCTCCGAGGCGATGCAGAAGGTCGGCAATGAAGGCGTCATCACGGTTGAGGAAGCCAAGGGCATCCAGACCGAGCTGGACGTCGTCGAAGGCATGCAGTTCGACCGTGGCTATGTCTCTCCGTATTTCATCACGAATCCGGAGAAGATGATCGCGGAGCTGGATAACCCCTATATTCTGATCCACGAAAAGAAGCTGGCCCAGTTGCAGCCGCTGCTGCCGCTGCTGGAAAGCGTCGTGCAGTCCGGCCGTCCGCTGCTGATCATCGCCGAGGATGTCGAGGGCGAAGCCCTGGCCACCCTGGTCGTGAACAAGCTGCGTGGTGGTCTGAAGATCGCGGCCGTGAAGGCTCCGGGCTTCGGTGATCGTCGCAAGGCGATGCTGGAAGATATCGCGATCCTGACCGGTGGTACGGTGATCAGCGAAGATCTGGGCATCAAGCTGGAAACCGTCACCCTTCAGCAGCTCGGCACCGCGAAGCGCGTGCTGATCGAGAAGGAAAACACCACGATCGTCGAAGGCGCCGGTTCTCCCGACGACATCAAGGGCCGTTGCAGCCAGATCCGTGCGCAGGCGGAGGAAACCACCTCTGACTACGACCGTGAAAAGCTGCAGGAACGTCTGGCGAAGCTGGCAGGCGGCGTTGCGGTTATCCGCGTCGGCGGCTCCACCGAGGTCGAGGTGAAGGAGCGCAAGGACCGCGTCGATGATGCCCTGCATGCGACCCGTGCCGCGGTCGAGGAAGGCATCGTTCCGGGTGGTGGCGTGGCTCTGGCCCGTGCTTCCCTGAAGCTGGCCGATCTCGGCTATGACAATGGCGACCAGAAGGTCGGTATTGAAATTATCCGCCGTGCCCTGCAGTCACCGCTGCGTCAGATCTCCGAGAATGCGGGTGAAGACGGTGCGGTGATCGCCGGCAAGGTTCTGGAAAACGGCACTTATAATTTCGGCTTCGATGCCCAGACCGGCGAGTTCAAGGATCTGGTGTCGGCCGGTATCATCGACCCGGCGAAGGTCGTCCGTACGGCTCTGCAGGATGCGGCTTCCGTCGCAGCCCTGCTGATCACCACCGAGGCGATGATTGCCGAGAAGCCGGAAAAGAAAGCTCCGGCCGGTGCGCCTCCGGGCGGCATGGGCGATATGGATTTCTGA
- the tldD gene encoding metalloprotease TldD produces MSLDTALAATDHLFFERADATLDQDSALKITQDALLGAEDGELFLEYRESEVVSLDDGRIRGANFDTATGFGLRAVAGEATGYAHAGEISEAALRRAATTVASVASGHGGTLAEPPRATNARLYSDANPLPSVDFATRTALLATIDAYAREKDARVRQVTASIVGEWQAVQIIRADGLRVADLRPLVRLNIAVIVEQDGRRESGSFGTGGRYGYDRLLTEETWKNGIDEALRQALINLDSRPAPAGEMPVVLGSGWPGILLHEAIGHGLEGDFNRKKTSAFAGLMGQRVAAPGVTVVDDGTLPDRRGSLTVDDEGTPSSRTVLIEDGILTGYMQDRLNARLMGVRPTGNGRRQSYAYAPMPRMTNTIMLGGTHEKEEMIRSVKRGLYAANFGGGSVDITSGKFVFSASEAYLIEDGRITAPVKGATLIGNGPDSLTKVEMIGPDVALDPGIGTCGKSGQGVPVGVGQPTLKLTGLTIGGTAD; encoded by the coding sequence ATGAGTCTCGATACCGCCCTCGCCGCCACCGATCACCTGTTCTTCGAACGGGCGGACGCGACCCTCGATCAGGACAGCGCCCTGAAAATCACGCAGGATGCCCTGCTCGGGGCCGAGGATGGGGAGCTGTTCCTGGAATATCGGGAAAGCGAGGTCGTCAGTCTGGATGATGGCCGCATTCGCGGCGCAAATTTCGACACCGCCACGGGCTTTGGCCTGCGCGCCGTCGCCGGTGAAGCCACCGGATATGCCCATGCCGGGGAGATCAGCGAAGCCGCCTTGCGCCGTGCCGCCACCACCGTGGCCTCCGTCGCGTCCGGCCATGGCGGTACCCTCGCCGAGCCGCCGCGGGCGACCAACGCACGGCTCTACAGCGACGCCAACCCGCTGCCGAGCGTCGATTTCGCCACCCGCACCGCCCTGCTCGCTACCATCGACGCCTATGCGCGGGAAAAAGACGCCCGCGTGCGGCAGGTGACGGCCTCGATCGTCGGGGAATGGCAGGCTGTTCAGATTATCCGCGCCGATGGCTTGCGCGTCGCTGATCTGCGCCCGCTGGTCAGGCTGAATATCGCCGTCATCGTCGAACAGGATGGCCGCCGGGAAAGCGGCAGCTTCGGCACGGGGGGCCGCTATGGCTATGATCGCCTCCTAACCGAGGAAACATGGAAAAACGGGATAGACGAAGCCCTGCGCCAGGCGCTGATCAACCTCGACAGCCGCCCGGCCCCCGCCGGGGAAATGCCGGTTGTGCTCGGCTCCGGCTGGCCCGGCATCCTGCTGCATGAAGCCATCGGCCACGGGCTGGAAGGCGATTTCAACCGCAAGAAAACCTCCGCCTTTGCCGGGCTGATGGGACAGCGGGTCGCAGCCCCGGGCGTTACCGTGGTCGATGACGGCACCCTGCCGGACCGGCGCGGCAGCCTGACCGTGGACGATGAAGGCACGCCTTCCTCCCGCACCGTGTTGATCGAGGATGGGATTCTCACCGGCTATATGCAGGATAGGCTCAATGCCCGGCTGATGGGCGTCCGCCCTACCGGCAATGGCCGCCGCCAGTCCTATGCCTATGCACCGATGCCCCGTATGACCAACACCATCATGCTGGGCGGCACGCATGAGAAGGAAGAAATGATCCGCTCGGTGAAACGCGGCCTGTACGCAGCAAATTTCGGCGGCGGCAGCGTGGACATCACCTCCGGCAAATTCGTGTTTTCCGCCAGCGAGGCCTACCTGATCGAGGATGGCCGCATTACCGCGCCGGTCAAGGGTGCAACCCTGATCGGCAACGGGCCAGACAGTCTGACGAAAGTCGAGATGATCGGGCCGGATGTTGCGCTGGACCCTGGAATTGGCACCTGCGGCAAAAGCGGTCAGGGCGTTCCGGTCGGTGTCGGGCAGCCAACGCTGAAACTGACCGGCCTGACCATCGGCGGTACAGCCGACTGA
- a CDS encoding TVP38/TMEM64 family protein, with the protein MAMVTTEPPEAAPSVSLRVAPSLWKSVGKLLLLIAGLVGAGLIMHGLSVERLRSTGGGMSYLLLAALSCAVGMPRQVVAFAGGYSFGAAEGFGLALSATALGCVVDFLWARLLARAWMRRFLARRDQGGRLVRLSRLLAVHPFSATLTLRLLPVGSNLLLNILAGVLDIRPIPFVAASIVGFIPQTLVFVLLGGGTRIGHGVQLALAIVLFCMSTMLGFWLYRRTRLGREAIQPDDSVSAEWPPAPDDESRRV; encoded by the coding sequence ATGGCCATGGTCACAACCGAGCCTCCCGAGGCTGCTCCGTCCGTATCGCTGCGTGTCGCCCCTTCTTTGTGGAAAAGCGTCGGCAAGCTGCTCTTGCTGATTGCCGGTCTGGTTGGGGCCGGGCTGATCATGCACGGGCTGTCGGTTGAAAGGCTGCGCAGCACGGGTGGCGGGATGTCCTATCTGCTGCTGGCTGCCCTGTCCTGTGCAGTCGGAATGCCGCGTCAGGTGGTGGCCTTTGCAGGTGGATACAGTTTCGGGGCGGCAGAAGGATTTGGACTGGCCTTGTCGGCCACCGCGCTGGGTTGCGTTGTCGATTTTCTCTGGGCACGGCTGCTGGCGCGCGCCTGGATGCGGCGTTTTCTGGCAAGACGGGACCAGGGCGGCCGTCTGGTCAGGCTCAGCCGGCTTCTGGCCGTGCATCCCTTCAGCGCCACCCTGACCCTGCGTCTGCTGCCGGTTGGCAGTAATCTGCTGCTCAATATTCTGGCCGGCGTGCTGGATATCCGCCCCATCCCTTTTGTGGCGGCCAGTATCGTCGGATTTATCCCGCAAACGCTGGTGTTCGTGCTGCTGGGCGGGGGCACCCGAATCGGTCATGGCGTCCAGTTGGCGCTGGCGATCGTTCTGTTCTGCATGTCCACGATGCTTGGGTTCTGGCTGTATCGCCGTACCCGGCTGGGACGGGAGGCGATACAGCCGGATGACAGCGTCAGTGCAGAGTGGCCACCAGCGCCGGATGACGAATCTCGCCGGGTGTAA
- a CDS encoding COX15/CtaA family protein, which translates to MSDHIRAASSPSRHGSEHGWQHAVTPQQRNRILVATWMFTLCFMILVMVMLGGATRLTGSGLSIMEWAPLMGTLPPTSQTEWERLYALYQKIPQYALVNHGFGLDGFKHIFWLEWTHRLWGRLIGLVLLLPLIFLAVTRRIERSLIPRLILIFVLGGLQGAVGWFMVASGFFPDSTAVSPYRLVVHLSFALLLYSALLWTALSVLNPEPRPLPGTVGLRRMSAVTLGLVCITIIAGGFVAGIHAGLDYNTFPLMDGRLVPEGYGEGHRAMFENIPTVQFDHRLLATLTALTALLTGLIGFRRGGNARRAVLPLMVAVILQYALGIATLLSVVAVPVAVVHQGMAVLLLTAAIVTLHSLRGAGRTASINAPASSH; encoded by the coding sequence ATGTCAGATCATATCCGTGCCGCATCCTCCCCATCCCGCCATGGCAGCGAACATGGGTGGCAGCATGCCGTGACCCCGCAGCAGCGTAACCGCATTCTGGTTGCAACATGGATGTTCACGCTCTGCTTCATGATTCTGGTCATGGTCATGCTCGGAGGGGCAACACGGCTGACCGGTTCCGGCCTGTCCATCATGGAATGGGCACCGCTGATGGGCACGCTGCCACCGACCTCCCAGACTGAATGGGAGCGGCTATACGCGCTGTATCAGAAGATCCCGCAATACGCGCTGGTCAATCATGGCTTCGGGCTGGACGGGTTCAAGCATATTTTCTGGCTGGAATGGACGCATCGGCTGTGGGGACGCCTGATCGGGCTGGTTCTGTTGCTGCCGCTGATCTTTCTGGCGGTGACGCGCCGGATCGAGCGCAGCCTGATCCCCCGCCTGATCCTGATTTTCGTGCTGGGCGGGCTGCAGGGTGCAGTCGGCTGGTTCATGGTCGCCTCCGGTTTTTTTCCGGACAGCACGGCAGTTTCGCCCTATCGCCTTGTGGTTCATCTTTCCTTTGCCCTACTGCTTTACAGCGCCCTGCTCTGGACTGCGCTCTCGGTCCTGAATCCTGAGCCGCGCCCACTCCCCGGCACGGTGGGACTACGCCGGATGAGCGCGGTCACGCTGGGGCTGGTCTGTATCACCATCATTGCCGGCGGGTTCGTCGCCGGTATTCATGCCGGGCTGGATTACAATACCTTCCCGCTGATGGATGGACGCCTGGTCCCGGAAGGTTACGGCGAAGGCCACCGTGCCATGTTCGAAAACATTCCCACCGTCCAATTCGATCACCGCCTGCTGGCCACATTGACGGCCCTGACCGCGTTGCTTACCGGGCTGATCGGATTCCGCAGAGGCGGCAATGCCCGACGTGCCGTTTTACCGCTGATGGTCGCCGTGATCTTGCAATATGCGCTTGGCATCGCCACGCTTCTGAGTGTCGTCGCCGTTCCAGTGGCCGTGGTCCATCAGGGCATGGCTGTCCTGCTGCTGACGGCCGCGATCGTCACCCTGCATAGTCTGCGTGGTGCCGGCCGCACCGCTTCCATCAATGCCCCGGCCTCTTCTCACTAG